In one window of Methanobrevibacter oralis DNA:
- a CDS encoding ABC transporter ATP-binding protein, which produces MSEYIIETKNLTKKFGKNLAVDSINMKIEKGKIYGLLGKNGAGKTTTMCMLLNLSNSNSGEIFLFGKNVKKSSNKIYSRIGSIIETPGFYENLTGEENLKAFSKLRGNYNKNSIINALKIVSLYEEKNKRFKHYSLGMKQRLGIAAALIHNPDILILDEPVNGLDPIGILEIRNLLRSLIDDYNLTILISSHILSEIEQIADVIAIMDNGKLIEEVNKEELHLKIGKYVDFEVSNLAIAKKILEEEGLRENRDFKSIQDENSIYLLNNFELRSDINSLFVKNGLKVNKINLIEENLEEYFINLVGENSI; this is translated from the coding sequence ATGAGTGAATATATTATTGAAACTAAAAATTTAACTAAAAAATTTGGAAAAAACCTAGCAGTAGACTCAATAAATATGAAAATAGAAAAAGGAAAAATATACGGACTTTTAGGAAAAAATGGAGCAGGAAAAACAACTACAATGTGTATGCTTTTAAATCTTTCAAATAGTAATTCTGGTGAAATTTTCCTTTTTGGTAAAAATGTTAAAAAGAGTTCAAACAAAATCTATTCAAGAATAGGATCCATAATAGAAACTCCAGGATTTTATGAAAATCTCACTGGTGAAGAAAATTTAAAAGCATTTTCTAAGTTAAGAGGAAACTATAATAAAAATAGCATTATAAACGCATTAAAAATAGTTTCATTATATGAAGAAAAAAATAAAAGATTTAAACATTATTCATTAGGAATGAAACAAAGGCTAGGAATAGCAGCAGCTTTAATTCATAACCCAGATATTTTGATATTAGATGAACCAGTAAACGGTTTAGATCCTATTGGAATTCTTGAAATTAGAAATTTATTAAGATCACTAATAGATGATTATAATTTGACAATATTAATTTCAAGTCATATATTAAGTGAAATAGAACAAATTGCTGATGTGATTGCTATTATGGATAATGGAAAATTAATTGAAGAAGTTAATAAAGAAGAACTTCATTTAAAAATAGGTAAATATGTTGATTTTGAAGTTTCCAATTTAGCTATAGCTAAAAAGATTTTAGAAGAAGAGGGACTTAGAGAAAATAGAGATTTTAAATCAATTCAAGATGAAAATAGCATTTATTTATTAAATAATTTTGAATTAAGATCTGATATTAACTCTCTTTTTGTAAAAAATGGTCTTAAAGTAAATAAAATAAATTTAATTGAGGAAAATTTAGAGGAATATTTCATTAACTTAGTTGGTGAAAATTCTATTTAA
- a CDS encoding DUF4013 domain-containing protein has product MKSLSIKEIFLNSFKYTISDWVAIVILGIILTFLSILNNFNRDINIIMWVAITILSLIEMGYSFKIIEQTLQGSTKPPIFRNFKELIIHGIKDTIVYAFYFTLMLIVSFLLISMIHSIPESSLIGIILAIIVIGFIFLLLFVSLINLAKHDGKLRYAFHFRELYSLLKRIGIGRIIIVYILAMLIEYLLIKTFITGENIPHMSFVAIIRNLIVTPFLVIFTERTIALSAFNKI; this is encoded by the coding sequence ATGAAATCTCTATCAATTAAAGAAATATTTTTAAATTCATTTAAATATACAATATCTGACTGGGTAGCTATAGTAATTTTAGGAATTATATTAACATTTTTATCTATATTGAATAATTTTAATCGTGATATTAACATAATTATGTGGGTTGCAATAACTATATTATCATTAATTGAAATGGGATATTCCTTTAAAATAATTGAGCAAACATTACAAGGATCAACAAAACCTCCTATTTTTAGAAATTTTAAAGAATTAATTATTCATGGAATAAAAGATACTATTGTTTATGCTTTTTATTTTACATTAATGTTAATTGTTTCATTTTTATTAATTTCAATGATTCATTCTATTCCAGAATCTTCTTTAATAGGTATTATTTTAGCTATTATCGTCATTGGTTTTATTTTTTTATTATTATTCGTTTCATTAATTAATTTAGCTAAACATGATGGAAAATTAAGATATGCTTTTCATTTCAGAGAATTATATAGTTTATTAAAAAGAATTGGAATAGGTAGAATAATTATAGTTTATATATTAGCTATGCTTATTGAGTATTTGTTAATTAAAACATTTATTACTGGTGAAAATATTCCTCATATGAGCTTTGTAGCTATAATAAGAAACCTTATAGTCACTCCTTTTCTTGTGATTTTTACAGAAAGAACCATAGCTTTATCTGCTTTTAATAAGATTTAA